The Pungitius pungitius chromosome 10, fPunPun2.1, whole genome shotgun sequence DNA window aattgctctggtatccaacagcaccgtcagaaatcttggagttctcttcgaccaggatacgtccttcaactctcatatgaagaagacttcaaggactgcctttttttatctacgtaatatatcgaaaatcagaaacttcctgtctcaaagtgatgcagaaaaactagttcatgcatttgttactttgagactggattactgtaattctttgttatcagcctgctcttgtaaatcacttaaacctctccagttgattcagaatgctgcagcacgtgtattaataAGAACTAAGaaatttctgttagaggatttgaatgtattgtacattttttacattgttgattccaTTGCAGTctgagggatccctcctctgacgttctccctaaggtttcttcccttttttccccatcgaagggttttttcattttttggggagtttttcctgtgccgatgcgagggtttcaggacagaggatgttgcatgtgtacagactgtaaagccctctgaggcaaatttgtaatttgcgattttgggctatacaaaataaaatgaatttaattgaagttttaatttgtatttaattttaACTTAGGCTGTCCTACACACGCTCTATACAGATAATAAGggctagagctgcagcagctaacCAAGGCGTCCCAGTGACAAGCTCACAGCTGACAGGGCGGTGGTCGTCGTCGGCGGCTGCTGTGACGTTCCGGTGGGCGATCGGCAGTCCATTGCGACGTCTTCTATTCTGGGCTttgactcaccagatctcttacCTCTGGTTTGACCTGGTTTGCATCAACccatgcaagtttaacttctgtcatgactaacttttggtgtttgcttaggaatttcactacggcagtgggtaaggtatttatttatttacttattcgtagaaaacaaatgtcttttggggattgggcatattggacctcactatccctgccttcggggatagtacgtcatgatggagtccaatcgccaaagaccttgcacaaatcatattttatgcttgtgtaataaattattgtattactattaaacgagtctctcttGATTGAACTGGCAAATATTAAACCAGTATTGCGCAGTGACCCAAACTGTGTCCATTTAGAGCCAGTGTTGGTCTGTAAGTTATGATGAAATGTGTTAACGTTTTGTTAGTTGGTTGATGTGTGGCTAACTAGCCTATCCTACATTGCAGGTAAACTCTTAATATGCTTGCATTTATGGCCCAGCATGTAAAGCCAAAAGAGAACAAGCAGATGTCCAGGAGAGGGCGGGTGTTGACATTACAATCAAATTATAGTTTCATAAGGCCTGATATTTTAAAGCAGAATGAGTAGGCCGCATTTTGTCAACATTACAATTCAGACCCTCCTCCCCAGCAGAACCCCCCCACACTCCTGGCCCATCAGTTGACAGCTCACACGTCACCATGCATTACTGCGGTACATTTCTAATGTTATGTTACAGACAGCAGAGGAGGGGTCTTTTATTACTCATTTGTTGTGACACCTGACATCAGTAACTAATGCTGATTGGTCACAGCTTGCAAGGTTACGGTCAAATGTCTCgtccaaggacacatcgacatgtgTGTCCTTGACCAATCTGGTTAACCAACCAGAGGCCAATAACCACATGCATCTATGTCACgccaagctgaaggagaactgTCTGCTGCCCAGTCGGAGCAATCGAACGGTTGACCTCTTGTACAATCCATTTTGATACTTGTACAATATCTCAACAAAGTTTCCAATGTTTATGATTAAAAGAATGTTGATGTTTGCAGCTTTACCTGTGCACCATCCCTGGACCTCTGGACATGGAGGACAACTCTCCTGTACAGCTGTTTTAGCTGCTTCACTGCCTTCGTAGGAAGTGTGATGTGCAGGAGCAAACAATTGCCACAGCCAGACAAGGACACATCCGGAGGTCCCAACACAGCTGAGGGGAGAAACAGTTTGTAAAAGGATAAGTAAGGAAAAGGAAGTACAAGTGCACACATATaccatgtgtatatatatacactcaccggccactttattaggtaccccatgctagtaacgggttggacccccttttgccttcagaactgcctcaattcttcgtggcatagattcaacaaggtgctggaagcattcctcagggagtttggtccatattgacatgatggcatcacacagttgccgcagatttgtcggctgcacatccatgatgcgaatctcccgttccaccacatcccaaagatgctctattggattgagatctggtgattgtggaggccatttgagtacagcgaactcattgtcatgttcaagaaaccagtctgagatgattccagctttatgacatggcgcattatcctgctgaaagtagccatcagaagttgggtacattgtggtcataaagggatggacatggtcagcaacaatactcaggtaggctgtggcgttgcaacgatgctcaattggtaccaaggggcccaaagagtgccaagaaaatattccccacaccatgacaccaccaccaccagcctgaaccattgatacaaggcaggatggatccatgctttaatgttgtagacgccaaattctgaccctaccatccgaatgtcgcagcagaaatcgagactcatcagaccaggcaacgtttttccaatcttctattgtccaatttcgatgagcttgtgcaaattgtagcctcagtttcctgttcttagctgaaaggagtggcacccagtgtggtcttctgctgctgtagcccatctgcctcaaagttcgacgtactgtgcgttcagagatgctcttatgcccaccttggttgtaacgggtggttatttgagtcactgttgcccttctatcagctcgaaccagtctggccattctcctctgacctctggcatcaacaaggcatttccgcccacagaactgccgctcactggatgttttttctttttcggaccattctctgtaaaccctagagatggttgtgcgtgaaaatcccagtagattagcagtttctgaaatactcagaccagcccttctggcaccaacaatcatgccacgttcaaagtcactcaaatcacctttcttccccatactgatgctcggtttgaactgcaggagattgtcttgacaatgtctacatgcctaaatgcactgagttgccgccatgtgattggctgcttagaaattaagtgttaacgagcagttggacaggtgtacctaataaagtggccggtgagtgtatatatattgtggcgtcacgagaggctgggtcctggagggacgctacatccccagaagatggctgtgtcctgggacagctatggccccatctgctggtggacccgggaaccccacccctccagtcacGCACACCTGAGACGGATCAACACATGATgaattgaagggtttttaagagtcagagagagggagtagggaggaggagaaagctgaAAGAAAGGAGCAGCAGACTGGGCGCCGAAGAAAGGACCAGACCACGACAGAACAGTAAGACAGAAgaagggtgttttcctgccggaGGGAACCGGTGTTTTTAGTTTACCTCAAGGAGAGGGTCTACTTAAGTTTATCACGGAGAATGTTCATTTCTGTTAGAACCCCCCCCGAAcagcaataaaacattattttccgtTAACCAGTGTCCGAGCACTTCTTGAACTGTTCCGCAGAGAGCGGTGTGGCCTCCCATGACGTCACAtatggtggagaatgcgggccTAGTTCAAGCAATAATAGTGCATGTCAGAGGAGGACACCGAAAGTTTGATTTCCCACTTCTCCAAATTGACTGtaggccccccccctcacagaatGGAGGACATCTTGAAAGCCCTTATTGCTGGACAGCAGGCCCAGATGCAAGCGAATGTGGCTCTTGTGGAGGAACAAAAGAAAGCCAACCTTCTGAAGGCCGAGGAATTGCAGCTGCAGAAAGAGATGGCCGCCCAGAATATCCGCACCATAAAGGCGAGCGACTTTATGTCCAAAATGGGGGCCACGGATGACGTTGAAGCATTCCTACATGCATTTGAGGCCACGGCCACTAGGGAAGCCTGGCCCCGGGGACAGTGGGTTGGTCTTTTAGCCCCCTTCCTAACAGGAGAGGCCCTAAGCGCTGTTCGGGACCTGGGCCCCGACCAGGTGGCAGACTATGACGCCCTGAAGACTGAGATTCTCAGCAGAACTGGGCTCACCAAGTTTGGGAGGGCCCAGCGCTTCCACAACTGGGCCTTCCAACCAGACCAGCCTCCTCGTGCGCAGATGCATGAGCTGGTCCGGATCACGCGGAAGTGGTTAGAACCCGAGAAGAATACAGCGCCGGTGGTGGTGGAGGCCCTTGTCGTGGATCGTTACCGACGGGCCCTACCTTATGAGGCGAAACGGGTCCTCAGCCATCAGGCCTTGACCACGGCCGATCTAACCGTGGAAGCGGTTGAAAAATACCAGGCCACCACAGAGATGCTTCGGGCTGCAAGAAAAGAACCCAGGACTGCATCCCTGGCCCGGCCGGGAGGAGCCCGGCCACAGTTCTTCAACCCAGCCTCTTCAGGAGCTGCCCCGACGCCAAGGGGAGCCAGAAGTCAGCCGGGTCCAGCGAAAGTGCACCGAGAAAGGGAAACTCGAGAGTGTTACCGGTGTGGGGAGGTGGGTCACCTCTCCTGGCAGTGTGGGACTCCGGCGGACGAGCCTATGCCCACTGCTGAGTCATCCAGCTCACCACCCGCCCACCGTTCTGCCTCCCTAGTGGGGCTCATAGAGGGCACCCCAGATCGACCGCCAACCTGCCCAGTGACGGTAAACCACCATGACGTGGAGGCCCTGCTAGATTCAGGTAGCCGGGTCACCCTGGTACGTCAGGACCTGGTGGGCCCAGCGTGCCTGATCCCAGGAAAGGTCCTCCCCGTCTCCTGTGTCCATGGAGACACCAGAGATTATCCCACCACCGAACTCCGACTGACCACTACCCGGGAAACCATATGCACAGAGGCGGGAGTGGTTGACTCCCTACCTGTCCCTGTCCTAATTGGACGAGACTTCCCTGCCTTCTACCCGCTTTGGAGGGAGACCCAGGAGAGGCCAATCCGAGCACCTCTGAAGCGGAGAGGTAAGATCCATGAGAATACGCAGATGCCACCTGTCAAATCACGCGTTCCGGCCTATGCTCTTGCAGGTGCCCAGACAGACACCGAGGGGGGTCCCGATACAGGCGACGAGAACGGGGCCCAGAACAGCGCTCCGATCTCCAGTGAGGAAGACGCCCTGGGCCCCACGGAACCTCCCCCTCTCACAGGCCAGTATGGTACAGCCCAATTAGAAGATTAAAAGATCCCACTCTTACCAATGCCTTAGGAAGGGTGCAGGTAGTAGAGGGAGTGGTAATGGGGGATAGGACTAGCCCTAGTTACTCCCATTTCGCAATAAGCCGGGGGTTAGTTTATCAGGTAGTTAAGAAAAATGATGAAGTGCATGAGCAGCTCCTTGTACCCCAGCCCTATCGAGCCACCGTACTAAATCTAGCACACACGCACCCTCTCGGGGCTCACCTAGGGGTAGAGAAGACTAAGGACAGAATCCTGCAACGGTTCTTTTGGCCAGGCGTACACAAAGAGGTAGAGAATTACTGTCTGAgttgcccggagtgtcagcagGTGGCGCCAAAACCCACATATAGAAACCCGCTCATCCCCTTACCCATCATCGAAACTCCGTTTGAGAGGATTGGACTGGACATAGTTGGGCCACTACCAAAAAGCGCCAAGGGCACCAGTATATTCTGGTCATCCTAGACTATGCCTCCCGCTATCCAGAGGCCATCCCGCTGAGGAAGGCTACATCCAGGCACATCGCGAAGGAGCTATTCCTCCTCTCAACTAGTCTGGGGATCCCAAAAGAGATAGTGACGGACCAAGGCACACCATTTATGTCCAGGGTAATGAAAGAATTTTGCGCTTTACTGAAGATTAAGCAGCTGAGAACCTCAGTCTACCATCCTCAGACCGATGGATTAGTCGAACGTTTTAACAAAACACTTAAATCCATGCTGCGAAAAGCGGTGGGGGAAGATGGGCGCAACTGGGATCATCTGCTACCATACCTACTGTTTGCGGTGAGAGAGGTTCCGCAGGCATCTACTGGGTTTTCACCCTTTGAGCTCTTGCTTTCCTACAGACCCAGAGGACTGCTGGACATTGCCAAGGAGGCCTGGGAGGAGCAGCCATGCCAACAGCGAACACTAATTCAGCATGTCGGGGCCATGAAGGAGAGAATGAAAGCCATCTATCCCATGATGCGGGAGCACATGGAGACCGCTCAACGGCAACAGCAGGCCACCTACAACAGGTCTGCTCAACCCAGAGAGTTCAAGCCCGGGGACAGAGTGCTGGTCCTGGTACCTACCGTCGAGTGTAAATTCCTGGCAACCTGGCAAGGACCATATGAGGTCATTGAGCGGGTGGGAGAGGTAAATTATAAGGTAAGGCAACCGGataaaagaaaacctgaacaGATTTACCATGTCAACCTCTTAAAGAAGTGGCACGCCAGGGAGGCGCTATTCAACGGTCTACCCACCACGGAACCCAAGGACCCGGCGCGGAAAGAGGTGCAGCTGGGTCCAAACCTGTCCCCCCATCAGCGGCAGATGGCACTGGAACTGGTGGATCGTAACCGAGAGGTGTTCTCCTCCCACCCCGGGCACACGGAAGTAACACAACATGAGATCCGCACCGTGCCGGGCAAAAAGGTAAACCAACGCCCGTACCGTGTGCCGGAGGCTCGTAAGGTGGCCATCCAGGAGGAGGTAAGGAAGATGCTGGAGCTCGGGGTAATCGAAGAGTCCCAAAGTGCCTGGGCAAGCCCCATTGTACTGGTTCCCAAACCAGACGGGTCGATACGGTTTTGCAATGACTTTCGGAAGTTGAACGAAGTGTCTGAATttgacgcctacccaatgccgcGGGTTGATGATTTGATAGACTCTTTAGGGCATGCCCGGTTTTTAACCACTCTTGATCTCACAAAAGGCTACTGGCAGGTGCCCCTGACACTGGCGTCCAAGGAGAAGACTGCCTTCGCCACACCGGAGGGGCTCTACCAGTATACCCGGCTCCCATTTGGTCTCCACGGAGCGCCCGCCACATTCCAATGGCTAATGGATCGAGTCCTGGCTCCCCACAAGAGGTACGCAGCGGCATACTTGGATGACGTGGTCATCCACAGTCCGGATTGGGCCAGCCACCTACCCCAAGTGCAAGCGGTGGTTGAGTCGCTAAGGAATGCAGGCCTCACAGCAAACCCCCAGAAGTGCAGGCTGGCCTTCAGTGAGACAAACTACCTGGGGTACACCATTGGGAGGGGGTTGGTCAAGCCTCAGCAAAGCAAAGTTGCGGGCTATACAAAACTGGCCCCAGCCCATCACCaagaaacatatatatatatatatgtatgtgtgtgtatatatatatgtatatatacatatgtgtatatatatatatgtatatatatatatatatatatatatatatatatatatatgtatatatacatatgtgtatatatatatatgtatatatatatatatatatatatatatatatatatatatatatatatgtatatatatatatatatatgtgtatatatatatatgtgtatatatatatatatatatgtgtatatatgtgtatatatatatatatatatatgtatatatgtatatgtatatatatatatatgtgtatatatgtatatgtatatatatatatatatgtgtatatatgtatatgtatatatatatatatatatatatatatatatatatatatatacatatgtgtatatatatatatatatgtatatatatatatatatatatatatatatacatatgtgtatatatatatatatatgtatatatacatatgtgtatatacatatgtgtatatatatatatatatatgtatatatatatatgtgtatatatatatatatatgtatatatacatatgtgtatatatatatatatgtatatatatatatatatgtgtatatatatatatgtatatatatatatatatgtgtatatatatatatatatatatatgtatatatgtatatgtatatatatatatatgtgtatatatgtatatgtatatatatatatatatgtgtatatatgtatatgtatatatatatatatatatatacatatgtgtatatatatatatatgtatatatacatatgtgtatatatatatatatatgtatatatacatatgtgtatatatatatatatgtatatatatatatatatgtgtatatatatatatatgtatatatatatatatatgtgtatatatatatatatgtatatatatatatatatgtgtatatatatatatatatatatatatatatatgtatatatgtatatgtatatatatatatatgtgtatatatatgtgtatatatatgtatatatatatatgtatatatatatgtgtatatgtatatatatatatatatatatatatgtgtatatatatgtatatatatatatgtatatatatatatattacggctgtcaaatgattaaaatttttaaattaatcagaattttcagtggattaatcactatttgcaattacaccttaatcctaaccatttcttctttctgaaatgcatactaaagataaataacaggataCAGATagataattatcattattatcatcattattattttttacataaatacatgttattgatatttgactttttaattaattccagaaaataatcaaatcaatgttatttgataagttacagactgatttccctgcatggctctagaagggtctcgagcctctgcagtttattccactgctgcggtcggcaaaacgagtttgtgctcctgatggtccagggctgcgatgaccagacatgccaaccctcccgatatttccgggagactaccgaatttcaaagcccctcccgaaaatgtCCCggtttccacccgaacaacaatattgctccaccatccgtcactgggcgttccgtttcagaccgaacaataataaaggttacaccttgaagtcaagtgCGGCGAtcagaacggaaaaagatgagaccggcgctgcaaagaaaaccgctatatatacatatatatatatgcaaaggTATGTATTtacctcctcactgagagcaactTAAAATCGTAACTACATTgttcggtttgtgtgtgtgtgcgtatttgtatttgtgtgtctcactgtcAGATAGAGGCGTGAACCGCTCGGAAACAGTCCAGTTGGATGTCTGGGTGAAGGTGAAGGCTTGGACGCGGGCCCTGTAGGGATCCGAGGGGTCCTTGAACACGTGGGTTAGGTCACATGTCTGTCCAGCCCTCAGCTCCGAACACGCAGTCACTGGTCTCCACATTCTCCTCCtccaaaaggagagaaaatacAGAGGGAAGGACAAAGGAGTGACAACAATTTAAGGCAAGGCCAAAAACAATGTGTCATCTTAAGAAAGGAGGGTATGGAGGGACACGCATCTATCAACATGAAGTGAACACTCCTAGCTGTAAGAAGGAACTTACTCAAGTTTAACATCTTCCTGCAACAACCATTGTGAACTCCAACAGTCCAATAAAGAGCTTAAATGAATAGTTTGTGTCAGGAAATAACATACATTATACCAGTGTTGGAACTCCAATATGTGGACATTTATATTGGAACCTGGAAAAAAGCATTTATCTCAACCTGAGCTTGGGTTTGTTCATTCTAAGTGTCTCTGCACAGCTTACAGGAAATGACTAAACATATAGAGTAACGCTTTGTGAGGAAGCCGGTTTCCTGGAAGCAGATCGCATAATATAAATAGAGAATGTTGGTCTCAGAGGACATGAAGTGAAGACATGGCTTCATAAGGAGTGGACCTAGCTTTGCCTCCATGTGTCCTACTACTCCGAGGGAATACCTGAGGCGAAGGATCTGAACAGTGAAGCGGATGTCCGAGGGGGTCTCGAGGCCAGGCAGGAAGCAGAGTTTGTGCtccaggttgaaggaggagatggagacgtTGGAAGGAGCAGGTAGGGAAACACACAGCACTACACAGCAGGACAGTGGGTTTTTCTCCAGTCTGACCACGTTAGAGAAACATGGACATAACTCGGCATCTCGTTGAGCTCATTGAGAGCTGCTAAAAGTTAAAATCCATATGCACACAGCCTGTCAAACATCTCtcatgcgcacacgcacacacacttccagaaAGCCTTACCGAGGTGTAAATGCAGAAGAATCCTCCACAATCCCATTGTGTCTCCATGAATGTTGTTCGGCTTGGAGTGAAATGTCATGCTCAAAGTGAGGCTGGCTGGGGCAGTTGGGGGTTGGTAAACCAACGTTGCTACCGTATGCACAGCTGAGTTTCTGTTTCCCCAGAAGTCCCTCCCAGTACATGTGCAATCCAGAGAAGTGAGGGACAGCTGTCCCGTGCGTTTCCTGATCCAAAGCGAGAATCAACCAGTTATCGGTTTACTGCTACAATCCAAGCAAAACACGgcttgtaatttatttatttaattttaagtatttttattaaatgcaatGTGACATGAGTTATATAAATGAAAGATTTTACTGTGAgcgtaaaatacaaaaatagcaaaCTGTTAAAGTTAATAGCATACCGTAACTTGCAATACATGTATTATCTGAATATCCCAATACAATGTGTAACTTTGCATGACTGTAATGTTgatataaaaatgtacattatAAACAtgacaaaattaaataaaacaatatggcAAAAACTGCTGCATGTATGTAACATTAAACTaaaggggctttgaaacatttatTCACTAATGTTCCCTCAAAATTCTGGTATTATGGTGTATTCTTTCTGCATTTTGTATATGGACCCAATAATTAAAATAGATGCAATGCACTGTCGataatcattgttattattaagaATAGTCTGAAGTTTCCCAGACTTAAATCAGCCAAGACAGAAATCTACTAAACAGTACTGctgcattttacaaatattttaatttctgATGAATATTTTGATTCAGGAGGTAATAGTTCTATTTAGAAAAGTATCAAAAAGTTCTCAGATAGGCACACATTCAACTATAAAGGTTTCAAAAAGCAGTACAGTACTCAACAAATCTGTTTCCCTGCCTCCCATCTAAGCAGAACACTTAAAGGACTTCCTCACCATAGCAGCACTGTGCCCGGcttacttttatccaaagcctcTTCCTGTGAGGTCTGCTAGTACTTGTCTACTTTGTTTTAGCTCGGTTAGTACTCAACATCAGtagagagacaaacacacaagtagCACTGCCTCTGCGCATGAGAAAACATGTCATATGATATCTGTAAGCAAGAAAGGTGGAAGAGTTTAAAAGAACAAATACTCTGACcagcaaaaataaaactatgACACATGGTATCATCTGCTATGTTTCCCCTATGTTTCCAGCTTTTCATATTAAGATGAATAACATAAGGCTATTCATGTTGTTTAGTAAAATAACAATATGAAGAGTAACCTTCAATAAATTCTGTTGTGATCTGGcactttaaagaaataaaaccttGTTTTTCAAGACCATTACTTTGGGGGGCCCACACCGTAGGGGAAACTGATGTGACAAGTTCTCTTAATGTGGTTCTTTAGTGGCTCAATTCTCAGCAGGAATCCCAAACTGACAATGAATGTGGACCAGCATTGCTGCATTTAGTTTCATATTGTACCATTGTAAAAACACATGCTCCTTCCAGCTGGAAACCCCCAAGGTTCGACAGTCAGTTTTGTAACTTACATGGACGCTGCATATATCCAAACTGCCCGTCGTCCTCatcgtcctcttcttcctcagcatcatcatca harbors:
- the LOC119229271 gene encoding uncharacterized protein LOC119229271 isoform X2, with translation MMMMMMLRKKRTMRTTGSLDICSVHETHGTAVPHFSGLHMYWEGLLGKQKLSCAYGSNVGLPTPNCPSQPHFEHDISLQAEQHSWRHNGIVEDSSAFTPRLEKNPLSCCVVLCVSLPAPSNVSISSFNLEHKLCFLPGLETPSDIRFTVQILRLRRRMWRPVTACSELRAGQTCDLTHVFKDPSDPYRARVQAFTFTQTSNWTVSERFTPLSDIQSESALQRGKQDLLSAARCGVLCERLCDITHQLQLRGEYTSLCLHQPTSAHKLTAHAPQPAGSVLCVGISPRWTGRFRGSAVL
- the LOC119229271 gene encoding interferon alpha/beta receptor 2-like isoform X1, whose product is MMMMMMLRKKRTMRTTGSLDICSVHETHGTAVPHFSGLHMYWEGLLGKQKLSCAYGSNVGLPTPNCPSQPHFEHDISLQAEQHSWRHNGIVEDSSAFTPRLEKNPLSCCVVLCVSLPAPSNVSISSFNLEHKLCFLPGLETPSDIRFTVQILRLRRRMWRPVTACSELRAGQTCDLTHVFKDPSDPYRARVQAFTFTQTSNWTVSERFTPLSDTVLGPPDVSLSGCGNCLLLHITLPTKAVKQLKQLYRRVVLHVQRSRDGAQFNLSLPYNEENKISYLQQGVEYCVSVSVTSLINYNCVASTPRCAFTSLPRPTSSLHMLLSLLGPFCALAFLLVGLVVFGGQLCFKIWRQPLQRTLNRPRCSLR
- the LOC119229271 gene encoding interferon alpha/beta receptor 2-like isoform X3: MTFHSKPNNIHGDTMGLWRILLHLHLVLCVSLPAPSNVSISSFNLEHKLCFLPGLETPSDIRFTVQILRLRRRMWRPVTACSELRAGQTCDLTHVFKDPSDPYRARVQAFTFTQTSNWTVSERFTPLSDTVLGPPDVSLSGCGNCLLLHITLPTKAVKQLKQLYRRVVLHVQRSRDGAQFNLSLPYNEENKISYLQQGVEYCVSVSVTSLINYNCVASTPRCAFTSLPRPTSSLHMLLSLLGPFCALAFLLVGLVVFGGQLCFKIWRQPLQRTLNRPRCSLR